One window of the Anaeromyxobacter dehalogenans 2CP-C genome contains the following:
- a CDS encoding NFACT RNA binding domain-containing protein, whose translation MSLTARELAQVVAELAPLAGAYVEAVRAHAERALTLSLRGRAGDALLLLSAEPDVTRLHAARRRPPQPDAPYAVQAVLRRELEGARLAGLETLPGDRVVALSFERAPARGGPVRLVAELTGRHGNLFLVDAAGIIRAAAARNLSQRRDLAVGRPYQPPSLPPAGPGSDAGQGAPRFAPVPGTPFPLSAAIEDAYLAREEERRLAEGRRRLREPVRAALARAGRALAKLADEAARVPAAEADRRAADLLKTHLRAVRRGATEVAVTEWTEEGPREVRVAVDPALTPQANLERYYRRYRRIVESAARVEARAAEVRAREAALRALLGRIDAAGAADLPRLEREARRLAAGPRPAAPPRRKRDEPALPYRTFRSLSGATILVGRGAAENDALTLRVARGNDLWLHARGLPGAHVVVRLDKAKAPDAETLVDAAHLAVHFSDARGAPQADVAYTRARFVKKPKGSAPGAVTYSQEKVLLLRTEPGRVERLLAEEEGGQGG comes from the coding sequence ATGTCGCTCACCGCTCGCGAGCTCGCCCAGGTGGTCGCCGAGCTCGCCCCGCTCGCCGGGGCGTACGTCGAGGCGGTGCGCGCGCACGCGGAGCGGGCGCTCACCCTGTCGCTCCGCGGCCGCGCCGGCGACGCGCTGCTGCTGCTCTCCGCCGAGCCCGACGTCACCCGCCTCCACGCGGCCCGCCGCCGCCCCCCGCAGCCCGACGCCCCCTACGCCGTCCAGGCGGTGCTCCGCCGCGAGCTGGAGGGCGCGCGCCTCGCCGGCCTGGAGACGCTCCCGGGCGACCGGGTGGTGGCGCTCTCCTTCGAGCGCGCCCCGGCGCGGGGCGGGCCGGTACGCCTGGTGGCGGAGCTCACCGGCCGGCACGGCAACCTGTTCCTGGTGGACGCGGCCGGGATCATCCGCGCCGCCGCCGCCCGCAACCTCTCGCAGCGCCGCGACCTCGCCGTGGGCCGGCCCTACCAGCCGCCCTCGCTCCCGCCCGCCGGCCCCGGCTCCGACGCCGGCCAGGGCGCGCCCCGGTTCGCGCCGGTGCCCGGCACGCCGTTCCCGCTCTCGGCCGCGATCGAGGACGCCTACCTCGCGCGCGAGGAGGAGCGGCGCCTGGCCGAGGGGCGGCGGCGGCTGCGCGAGCCGGTGCGCGCGGCGCTGGCCCGGGCCGGGCGCGCGCTCGCGAAGCTCGCCGACGAGGCGGCGCGCGTGCCGGCCGCCGAGGCGGACCGCCGCGCCGCCGACCTGCTCAAGACCCACCTGCGCGCCGTCCGGCGCGGCGCGACCGAGGTCGCGGTCACCGAGTGGACCGAGGAGGGCCCGCGCGAGGTGCGCGTGGCGGTGGACCCGGCGCTCACGCCCCAGGCGAACCTGGAGCGGTACTACCGGCGCTACCGCCGCATCGTGGAGAGCGCCGCCCGGGTGGAGGCCCGCGCCGCCGAGGTCCGCGCCCGCGAGGCCGCGCTGCGCGCGCTCCTCGGCCGGATCGACGCCGCCGGCGCCGCCGACCTGCCGCGCCTCGAGCGCGAGGCCCGCCGCCTGGCCGCCGGCCCGCGCCCGGCCGCGCCGCCGCGCCGCAAGCGCGACGAGCCCGCGCTGCCCTACCGCACCTTCCGCTCGCTCTCCGGCGCGACGATCCTGGTCGGGCGCGGGGCGGCCGAGAACGACGCGCTCACGCTGCGCGTCGCCCGCGGCAACGACCTGTGGCTGCACGCGCGCGGGCTGCCCGGCGCCCACGTGGTGGTCCGGCTCGACAAGGCGAAGGCGCCGGACGCGGAGACGCTCGTGGACGCCGCCCACCTCGCGGTGCACTTCTCCGACGCCCGCGGCGCGCCGCAGGCCGACGTCGCCTACACCCGCGCCCGCTTCGTGAAGAAGCCGAAGGGCTCGGCGCCGGGCGCGGTCACCTACAGCCAGGAGAAGGTCCTGCTCCTGCGCACCGAGCCCGGGCGCGTCGAGCGCCTGCTCGCCGAGGAGGAGGGCGGGCAGGGCGGCTAG